AGATAACCCTTTATTCTTAAGGTAGNaaaaaaaaatcatatttctaTCCGCTCGAGAGCTCAAAATGGTTAAATTTGATCTACGAGCATAGTCTCGGTTACCCATCTTAATTAATTgtcattatcatttttaatcaTACCCAAatgttgataattttttaaaagttttattttaggtCAGAGATATAATAAGATATGATTCATtaaaaaacacaataatttatataattgacTTTGCTGAACATTTGAAGTCAATCATGATATTAAAGTTCAATAAGGAGTAATGAATATAATCTAAAGTCGTTGAGATATGCAATATTTAGATATATGATGTATTAAAATACGGTATGCATCTAATTTAAATGCTTAGTtggaaggaaaataattttttaatttcgatGTCTATAACAACCCATGTGACATATCGGTCCTCTCtcaacaataattttcaatgttcatttatttataaaattatcatcttcgtatattcatttttatatatattgtgtTTATGTGTGTATTATTGTACCATGGGATAGACCAATAATTTTTATCCTATGATATTCGAGGCAAGCTTTCAAGCTTCTTAGCTCAGTAGATTCTTTACTTGGTCTCAAAGTTGAATTGAGTTTCTCTTAGGCTTATTGGGTTGCACGTGTAACAACCTAAGTTCACTGCTAGACACATCGCTCGATGTCTGggtctgatatcatttgtaacagcccaaacctacttatagcagatattatccgttttagcTAATCACTATATActttccccaaaaaaaaaaaaaaaaaaaaaaaaaaaaatcaaaatttttttatattaattttagcaGAGAtcttttaccattttttaattaaaaaaatataattaatttattttaagatacaaaatttttaattacatcaTAAgccacatatatatataccattGGCACTCCAAAAATGGAATCATGATCTTAATCATTGATTCCTTATTCATGTTCATTAAAAATCACAATTAAAGTTCCTAAAAAGATAGAGGGCAAGGATTCTTGATttgttattataaattatatatatataaaaaattaatgtcggtaactgaaattttatttttagttaagcTTTCGTACTCTACACAtgctttaattaattttttcatttatttttttgttttgatctccaaattcaaacttttttattcAACTTTTCGAAAGCTTTCTTAGagaaattattgttaaatttgTGTCTTGCATTCGACACGTCTAAAGTTACTACAGCAACATGTCCATAATAACATGtctcaaaattcaaacttttttgtatttttctacccgttatttttagtttatttatatcaaatcatgatgatataaatttattaaaaataaaatatttatttaaactatataattacaaaagtaaTAAAAGGGAtgatttagtttattaaatattcaagaCTATCAACTCAAATTGAAGTTCCCAAGTAAGctacttttttttccccttttttgggttttatttttcaaagattTTGCCAACTTTATatctttagaaaaaaaataacataaagatGGAATTTAAAGTTGGAGTAATTgtgatgatatatatatatatatatatacaattaaaattacaataaaatttgtaatgcCCTAATTACTCgtcatcttcttttttgtctGTCTTACCTCGAAGAGAGACACAAAGGGGCGAAGGCATCTTTCAACATGATCCTAGAGAGAGAAGGCAAAGACATCTTTTAAGATGGGTCGAGGTaataatattctaaatcaGTTGAGTTATGTACAAGCTGACTTAATATCATAGTCGTTAGCGATAGAGATACATGTCAATGAATATATTGTACTGTACGTCGATCATAATCTAATATCAATAGCAAATCTGTAGATCCAGCTATGTATCGACAcatattttaagacatttttgAATATGATATCAGAATGGAAAAGGGACGATAAGAAAGCAAATAAGAGGTCAAAATGGAGTAGGGCCCCAAAAGATATTGATTCATATCTCTCAAAAAGCCATAAACCCCTTTCCAAAAGCAATCTCAGATATGGGATTTTAGGTCGGAGATAAGAACACACAtgattttctcttttcttttctgttttttctttttaaataattaaaacccaaataaataaataaataaaaatggtgtTGTGTGTATATTTTATGTGCATGGATTTGCATGGATCATAGGCAACAACTTCTGTCTTTGCTGTTGTTTTGGCCTAAAATTGTTTGTCTCTGTTTCATGTTTTACCCTTCACGTGTCTTCCTCGCAAAAGTAGCTCAATTCGTTCCTTTGTTTGGTTCATTGTTTCTCAATTATTTGTCCAACAATTTTAACCATGTCGAGCTGTGGTCTGATCTGTAATGTCTCACAAATCTTAGTCGATGTTGGTGAACATATCTTTTAAAAGATTGAGGTCTTGATTTCATCGAAGGATTTCGACCCATAAGTTAGGTagttagattaaaaaaaaaaaaaaatccattttttcGTCTATAGGCCTGAAAATATGTTGGCATAGTTCTCATAGCTTAATTAGGTGCATGTGTTTCATCGTGTATgtcgaagagagagagttaCCAATGACGATCAACGTGGGGTCTACCCTCAATTGTTATAAATCGCCAACCGATAACCAATCAAGTTTTCGAGCTATAATCctcaaattattatatttatatatactcATGGAAAgcatataaaagaaaatgtttgaaaaaaaagaacatattgGTCCGAAAGAATTATATAactaacaaatataataatttatatgaacGAAAATAGTGTTtgaaaaagaaccaaaacaaTTAGCCCATGGGCCTAAGAGTACAGAGTTCTCGATgcttaattagaaaaatattttaaatgctttttttggaatattatatatatataatagacacctcgtttttttattttatttNCAATCAATAACTCTGTACAAGGCGGCGGAGGAAGTAGACGCCGCCGCCACCGCGGCGGAGTGCTGTATTTGCTTGGGCGTGTTTGAAGACGGGGAGAAGGTTAAGATTCTGGCGCTGTGCCATCATTGTTTCCACTCGGAGTGCGTGGACCAGTGGCTCCGGTTGCAGTCGAGCTGCCCGCTTTGTCGGATCTCCCTCCGCGCCGCCGATAACTCAAACAACCTTCAAATGGTGTGAGGTTACATAATCGAATTCAAAGATTTGAGTCCATAGATTACTGTAAATTTAGTCAAATTCtgctttaataataattaattacaaactgtaaaatttattgtttttgtattatatttttattaatatttatgaataatgctaagaatatttataaatctGATCCGATTATGAGACGTACATCCTTAACTTTTCTTAGAATATTTGGAGGCATGTTTgtaaataatgtatttatcCTTTTCAACCGTATATTTGAGCTTCAGAGATCCCNtttttttttttttttttatctcaccCTCTTAAAAGTTAGATAATGAAAGCTCGGGTTAGTTCTCGGAATGATGCTATAGACATTTGTTTTCAACTATCGAAACCACTATTGAGCTGATCCTCCAAGCCTACTCCAAGTCCAACCCATTCTGATGCTGAACTTTTTTAGtgattaaatcataaaaactttaaatttaaacgtGTTTTGCTTAGAGCAATCCTATGTTGGATGATCGCTTGCAAATTTCATCAGAAAACACGTGagtgaagaaaaaacatgCTGAAAATACCTGTGTTGGTGTATTGGAATAATCTTCACTATTAGAAGCAAGACCATGTTACAAGAGATGTAGAAAAATATCAGAATCATTAGATATCGAATCTTAAACATAAGTCATCACAAAACATGTCAATACAATAGTCCCAAATTGTTAAACACAACATTTAATTCTTACCTTAACGATTTCATTAAATTCATGTTTGACAACATAGGCAGCCAACATATAAGACTTTTGCGACCGTGGgtcaaaatttgttgaaattgtatacatatatgtccatatatgtttataatatattaaatcattttaacAATACTTTTCGAcctaattaatgttttttttttataattaccTTAATTAAAGTATGAAGTCGTGTTATACACGCGCTTTTTATGCGAGTGAGCACGCTatgatattttgaataatatcTGTACGACCAAAACGTAACTATCCTtatcgacaaaaaaaaaatatctaaactCTCAATTATTTACTCTTTGGGGGAAAAAAATATCTGACACTGTTCCAAAAGCCCAAGAACCTTTCCCCTTCTTCCTCCTTCCCTTTTCCTCCGCCGCTACGATTCTCCGGACACCGTATCCGCCGCCGTGGGGAttcctctgtttctgtttGTGTTGATGAGTTGGAGGTTGTAATGGCGACACTCCAAGCCCCCCCGTCCGTCCACTGGCACTTCACGGAGCTCGACGATCGGATCTTCCAAATCCGCGGCCggactttcttcttcatcgccGTTCTATTCGCCGTCATCCTTCTCGtgacttttattttcctttacGCTCGATGGGTCTGCCGATACCATAGCCTCACGACCTTCTCTGCTTCCGTCCCTGGCGTCCGGTCCTCCAGGTCGCCGCCGCAACAGGGGCTCGACCAGGCGACAATTAACTGCCAATCAATAACTCTGTACAAGGCGGCGGAGGAAGTAGACGCCGCCGCCACCGCGGCGGAGTGCTGTATTTGCTTGGGCGTGTTTGAAGACGGGGAGAAGGTTAAGATTCTGGCGCTGTGCCATCATTGTTTCCACTCGGAGTGCGTGGACCAGTGGCTCCGGTTGCAGTCGAGCTGCCCGCTTTGTCGGATCTCCCTCCGCGCCGCCGATAACTCAAACAACCTTCAAATGGTGTGAGGTTACATAATCGAATTCAAAGATTTGAGTCCATAGATTACTGTAAATTTAGTCAAATTCtgctttaataataattaattacaaactgtaaaatttattgtttttgtattatatttttattaatatttatgaataatgctaagaatatttataaatctGATCCGATTATGAGACGTACATCCTTAACTTTTCTTAGAATATTTGGAGGCATGTTTgtaaataatgtatttatcCTTTTCAACCGTATATTTGAGCTTCAGAGATCCCACTTctgatgttacaaatggtattagagttaaacaacgatgtgtcagcgaatACGTTGGCTCCaaagaggtgaattgtgagatctcacaccgaTTGAataggggaacgaaacattccttataagagtttggaaacctctccgtagagttattttaaaattatgaggctgaTGACCATAAGTAATAGACTAAAACCGACAATATTTACTACGAGTGAGCTTGAATTGTAAGATAGTTTTAACAGAaggaaattctatttttatttttattttttttttctctgggattttctttaattaaaaaacgcCCTATTAAAAGTAAACATATGCCACGTGGACTACATGCGTGGAAGCTCTATAACAATaacaaaacttttgaaatgagTTGCAAGGGAAGCATGCTAATGTGCTGTGGCACGTGAATAGAGTTGTATGTTATTGACTTTATAAATGAACCTACCAAATATAATTTCGTTAAATTCTTTTAGttcaatcaatttaaaaaataaataaaaaaatttaatatgtaCGAACgaatctgaaaaataaaatatcgtTCAAACTCGATAAAATATTATCACCTTCACCTAAAAGtcatattaatgatttttaattatttcacttgattttatttttaaNcaaaaaaaaaatatctaaactCTCAATTATTTACTCTTTGGGGGAAAAAAATATCTGACACTGTTCCAAAAGCCCAAGAACCTTTCCCCTTCTTCCTCCTTCCCTTTTCCTCCGCCGCTACGATTCTCCGGACACCGTATCCGCCGCCGTGGGGAttcctctgtttctgtttGTGTTGATGAGTTGGAGGTTGTAATGGCGACACTCCAAGCCCCCCCGTCCGTCCACTGGCACTTCACGGAGCTCGACGATCGGATCTTCCAAATCCGCGGCCggactttcttcttcatcgccGTTCTATTCGCCGTCATCCTTCTCGtgacttttattttcctttacGCTCGATGGGTCTGCCGATACCATAGCCTCACGACCTTCTCTGCTTCCGTCCCTGGCGTCCGGTCCTCCAGGTCGCCGCCGCAACAGGGGCTCGACCAGGCGACAATTAACTGCCAATCAATAACTCTGTACAAGGCGGCGGAGGAAGTAGACGCCGCCGCCACCGCGGCGGAGTGCTGTATTTGCTTGGGCGTGTTTGAAGACGGGGAGAAGGTTAAGATTCTGGCGCTGTGCCATCATTGTTTCCACTCGGAGTGCGTGGACCAGTGGCTCCGGTTGCAGTCGAGCTGCCCGCTTTGTCGGATCTCCCTCCGCGCCGCCGATAACTCAAACAACCTTCAAATGGTGTGAGGTTACATAATCGAATTCAAAGATTTGAGTCCATAGATTACTGTAAATTTAGTCAAATTCtgctttaataataattaattacaaactgtaaaatttattgtttttgtattatatttttattaatatttatgaataatgctaagaatatttataaatctGATCCGATTATGAGACGTACATCCTTAACTTTTCTTAGAATATTTGGAGGCATGTTTgtaaataatgtatttatcCTTTTCAACCGTATATTTGAGCTTCAGAGATCCCACTTctgatgttacaaatggtattagagttaaacaacgatgtgtcagcgaatACGTTGGCTCCaaagaggtgaattgtgagatctcacaccgaTTGAataggggaacgaaacattccttataagagtttggaaacctctccgtagagttattttaaaattatgaggctgaTGACCATAAGTAATAGACTAAAACCGACAATATTTACTACGAGTGAGCTTGAATTGTAAGATAGTTTTAACAGAaggaaattctatttttatttttattttttttttctctgggattttctttaattaaaaaacgcCC
This genomic window from Cucurbita pepo subsp. pepo cultivar mu-cu-16 chromosome LG01, ASM280686v2, whole genome shotgun sequence contains:
- the LOC111776421 gene encoding RING-H2 finger protein ATL66-like — translated: MATLQAPPSVHWHFTELDDRIFQIRGRTFFFIAVLFAVILLVTFIFLYARWVCRYHSLTTFSASVPGVRSSRSPPQQGLDQATINCQSITLYKAAEEVDAAATAAECCICLGVFEDGEKVKILALCHHCFHSECVDQWLRLQSSCPLCRISLRAADNSNNLQMV